The Filimonas lacunae genomic sequence TAATGTACAGTACAATGTTTACAATAGCCACCAATGTAGTAGCCAGTGTTAACCACAACTGGCGCTTTCTTTCTTTATAGAAAAAAATCATCAGTAAAGCAGCTACCCCGGTAATTACGGTTACAATGGTAATTAACAGGTTGGTAGTTCCGGTTAAGATTACATACTGTGGCACTCCACCTTCCACTTCATGCATGCCTGCATAAAAAGGGAGTTTCAGCGTTAAAAACGCCAGCACAGAAGCCACCAGTAACCAGATTGTTTGTATACGTTGTATCATAAGTTTTTGCTTTAGTAATCATCTCTTATCCCATCTCTGGATACAGAACAAACTGACCCATGAATTCGTTCACCTGGCTTTTCACTTTGTTGATAAGGGCAGCGTCATCTGCATTCATCAGCACATTGTCAATTGCGTTTACAATAAATTGCATATGCTCAGCGTGCATACCTCTTGTGGTAATGGCTGCTACACCAAAACGGATGCCGCTTGTTACGAATGCGCTTCTGTCATCGTAAGGAACCATGTTTTTGTTGGCGGTGATATCAGCCTGTACCAGCACTTGCTCTGCTTTTTTACCGCTGATGTTTTTGTTACGCAGGTCAATCAGCATCAGGTGGTTATCGGTACCGCCGCTGATGATCTGGTAATCTTTTTCCATAAATGCTTTGGCCATAGCCTGGGCATTGGTTTGCACCTGCTTGGCGTACTGGGTGTACTCATCGCTCAATATTTCACCAAAAGCAATGGCTTTAGCAGCAATTACGTGCTCTAATGGACCGCCTTGGATACCTGGGAATACTGCCAGGTCAATCAGGTTGCTCATCAGGCGGATATTGCCTTTGTTATCGGTTAATCCAAATGGATTTTCAAAATCTTTGCGCATCATAATGATACCGCCACGAGGTCCACGCAGTGTTTTGTGGGTGGTGCTGGTAACGATATGGCAATGATCAAACGGATCGTTCAGTAAACCTTTGGCAATTAAACCAGCTGGGTGGGCAATATCGGCCATTACCAGGGCGCCAATTTCATCAGCTACCTTACGAATACGGGCATAATCCCAGTCGCGGCTATAAGCGCTGGCGCCGCAAATGATCATTTTAGGTTTTATTTCGCGGGCTTTTGCTTCCAGCATTTCATAATCCACACGACCATCTTCTTTCTTAACGCCGTAAAAATGAGCCTTATATAACTTTCCGCTGTAGTTAGCAGCCGATCCATGGGTCAGGTGACCGCCCATGCTCAGATCCAGGCCTAAAATGTCGTCACCGGGCTGTAAACAAGCCAGGGCAACGGCAGCATTTGCCTGCGCACCACTGTGCGGCTGTACGTTAGCGTACTCAATGTTGAAAATTTGTTTTAAACGGTCAATAGCCAGTTGTTCGGTTTGGTCTACAATTTCGCATCCACCATAGTAACGGCGGCCGGGATACCCTTCTGCGTATTTGTTAGTCATCACATTTCCCATGGCTTGCATCACCTGCAGGCTGGTAAAGTTTTCAGAAGCAATTAATTCAATGCCATGGCGTTGGCGCTCTAACTCTTTGCGTATCAGATCGAAGACGATAGTATCCCTTTGCATTGTCTGGTGAATTTTGGCGCAAAAATAACCTGAATTTCCACAAAACTTGGCTGGATTATAGATTTTACTATTTTCACGGCTTCTTAGCGAGATAAGAGAAGACCAATTATTCAATGAAAGCGATAATTCCAGTAGCGGGGGCAGGTGCAAAACTTCGTCCGCTTACATATACACAACCAAAGGCGTTAATTCCGATTGCAGGCAAAACTATCCTTAGTTTCATTGTAGATCAGCTTCATGACGCGGGTATCGATGAGTTTATCTTTATTGTAGGTTACCTGGGCGAGAAGATTCAGGAGTACGTAAAACAGACGTATCCCGATCTTACCTGCCATTTCGTGCAGCAAAGTGAGCGACAGGGTACCGGCCACGCAGTAGAGCTAACCCGTAGTCTGGTAGGCTCGGAAGAAGTGTTTGTGGTGCTGGGTGATACCATTTGCGACTACGATGTAAAGGAGGTGATTGACAGCCCTTACAGCATGTTAGGCGTGAAAAAGGTGGATGATCCGCGCAGCTTTGGGGTAGCAGAAATAGATTCGGAAGGATTTATTGAGCATGTGGTAGAAAAACCGGCTATTCCTAAAAGCAATATGGCCCTGGTAGGGTTGTATAAAATAAAAGAAACCGAATTCTTATACGAGTGTCTGCACCATTTATTTGAGGCAGATATCCGCAGCTATGGGGAATACAATCTTACAGACGCCCTGGACTGTATGATGAAACGCGGCGCCCGTTTTAAAGCCTTTAAGGTGAAAAACTGGTTCGATTGCGGTAAAAAAGAAACCCTGCTGGAAAGCAATGCCACTTTATTAAAAAAATTCGGAGGGTATGTACACGAATCGGTACACTCCGAAAACTCCATCATCATCCCCCCGGTAAGCATCGGAGCCGGTACCATCTTAAAAAATACCATTGTAGGCCCGCATGTGTCTATTGGTGCTAACTCGCATGTACAGTATTCCATTGTACGGGACAGCATTATTGGCTCATACACCAATTTACATGAAGTGGTGATAGATCACTCTTTAATTGGTAGCGATGCCAGCGTAAAAGGGTTAAGCCGTAGCCTGAACATTGGCGACAATACCGAAATAGATTTCGGATAAGCAGGCGCGCACATAGCCGGATATTGTAAATTAGGGCTATGGAAGCAACGAACCGGGTTACACAGTTATTGCAAATTCAACTGCCTGTTATACAGGCAGGTATGGTATGGGCCAGTGGCTGGAAACTGGCCAGCGCGGTAAGCAATGCGGGCGGCTTAGGCATTATAGGTGCAGGCAGTATGTATCCCGAAGTGTTGAAGCAGCACATTATCGATTGCAAGGCTGCTACAGATAAGCCGTTTGGTGTAAACCTGCCTTTGCTGTACCCGGATATTGAAGCGCATATACAAACCATTATCGATTATCAAGTGCCGGTGGTATTCACTTCTGCCGGTAATCCCAAAACCTATACTTCACGATTAAAACAACACGGCATTACCGTAGTGCATGTGGTAAGCAGCAGCAAATTTGCACTAAAGGCGCAGGAAGCAGGCTGCGATGCAGTGGTGGCTGAGGGCTTTGAAGCCGGTGGCCACAACGGCAGGGAAGAAACCACCACTATGGTGCTGATACCCGCAGTACGCCAACATATTTCTATTCCGTTAATAGCAGCCGGGGGCATAGCCACCGGCAGGCAAATGCTGGCAGCCATGGCGCTGGGGGCCGATGCCGTGCAAATAGGCAGCCGCTTTGTGTGTAGTGAAGAAGCCAGTTCACACCTGGCTTTTAAGCAGGCGATTGTAGCTGCGCGGGAAGGCGATACCCAGCTCAGTATGAAAAAAGCAGTGCCGGTAAGATTGCTAAAGAACCAATTTTTTGAACAGGTACAACAGTTGGAATGGGCCGGAGCATCGGAACAGGATTTAAACCAGTTATTAGGACATGGCCGCGCTAAAAAAGGCATGTTTGAAGGTAACCTGGAAGAAGGGGAACTGGAAATAGGCCAGGTAAGTGCTTTAATACAGGATATTCAGCCGGCTGCTGCCATTGTACAGGAAATATGGGAAGAATGTAAGCAGGCTGCCAGAGAGGTCAGCCTGCTGCTGAATTGATCCATCTTTCATCCAAACGCTCGTAGCCTGGGAACGATTGACAGGTTCCCGGGTGGCTTTTATGGTAAAGCCGTCACCAAATTATTATTGACAATAGTCCACACTCCCGGCAAAGGCACGCTTACGCCCCGGTTATTACCCCTTACCAGGCTATCCTTTCCAAAATAGTAGATAGGCCATCCAGGCCTATTGCCAGGATGTATTTATTTGTCATGGCTTAAAAAGTTTTATTTGTAGATGAAATGTGCACTTTCATACATTCATACGGCTAGCTTTGTACAGGAGTTGCTTCGGAAGAAAAAAAGAAATATTGCAAGCACAGGCAACCAATTTATTTGCCAGCCGTATGTACTTAAAACTAAACGCTACCAATATCTTCTTTGGAACAACTATCAACCATAGTACAGGGCTGTATGCGTAACCAACCCGGTTATCAAAAGGTGCTGTATGAAAAATATTATGGTTATGCGCTTAAAATAGTTTTCCGGTATGTATACCGGTACGAAAAAGCTACCGATGTCGTGAATGACGGTTTTGTAAAACTGTTTAATCACTTTAGCCGGTTCACCTGCCGCGAACCGGAACACCTGGAAAAAATACTGATGGGGTGGATTAAGAAGATAATGGTAAACACCGCTATTGATGAATTGCGCAGGCAAAACATGATACCGGAAATAGGAGGTATTCCGGAGTATGTGTGGGAAGAAGCTGATAACCAGCAAACACCGGAACAAAGGCTCTTTTATAAAGAACTGATTATTGAAGTAAAACAGCTAC encodes the following:
- a CDS encoding DUF4293 domain-containing protein, translating into MIQRIQTIWLLVASVLAFLTLKLPFYAGMHEVEGGVPQYVILTGTTNLLITIVTVITGVAALLMIFFYKERKRQLWLTLATTLVAIVNIVLYITETGKFVAGSGNYALTSALTFVIPVFLILAIRGIRRDDKLVKSVDRLR
- a CDS encoding serine hydroxymethyltransferase; this encodes MQRDTIVFDLIRKELERQRHGIELIASENFTSLQVMQAMGNVMTNKYAEGYPGRRYYGGCEIVDQTEQLAIDRLKQIFNIEYANVQPHSGAQANAAVALACLQPGDDILGLDLSMGGHLTHGSAANYSGKLYKAHFYGVKKEDGRVDYEMLEAKAREIKPKMIICGASAYSRDWDYARIRKVADEIGALVMADIAHPAGLIAKGLLNDPFDHCHIVTSTTHKTLRGPRGGIIMMRKDFENPFGLTDNKGNIRLMSNLIDLAVFPGIQGGPLEHVIAAKAIAFGEILSDEYTQYAKQVQTNAQAMAKAFMEKDYQIISGGTDNHLMLIDLRNKNISGKKAEQVLVQADITANKNMVPYDDRSAFVTSGIRFGVAAITTRGMHAEHMQFIVNAIDNVLMNADDAALINKVKSQVNEFMGQFVLYPEMG
- a CDS encoding sugar phosphate nucleotidyltransferase, producing MKAIIPVAGAGAKLRPLTYTQPKALIPIAGKTILSFIVDQLHDAGIDEFIFIVGYLGEKIQEYVKQTYPDLTCHFVQQSERQGTGHAVELTRSLVGSEEVFVVLGDTICDYDVKEVIDSPYSMLGVKKVDDPRSFGVAEIDSEGFIEHVVEKPAIPKSNMALVGLYKIKETEFLYECLHHLFEADIRSYGEYNLTDALDCMMKRGARFKAFKVKNWFDCGKKETLLESNATLLKKFGGYVHESVHSENSIIIPPVSIGAGTILKNTIVGPHVSIGANSHVQYSIVRDSIIGSYTNLHEVVIDHSLIGSDASVKGLSRSLNIGDNTEIDFG
- a CDS encoding NAD(P)H-dependent flavin oxidoreductase, whose translation is MEATNRVTQLLQIQLPVIQAGMVWASGWKLASAVSNAGGLGIIGAGSMYPEVLKQHIIDCKAATDKPFGVNLPLLYPDIEAHIQTIIDYQVPVVFTSAGNPKTYTSRLKQHGITVVHVVSSSKFALKAQEAGCDAVVAEGFEAGGHNGREETTTMVLIPAVRQHISIPLIAAGGIATGRQMLAAMALGADAVQIGSRFVCSEEASSHLAFKQAIVAAREGDTQLSMKKAVPVRLLKNQFFEQVQQLEWAGASEQDLNQLLGHGRAKKGMFEGNLEEGELEIGQVSALIQDIQPAAAIVQEIWEECKQAAREVSLLLN
- a CDS encoding RNA polymerase sigma factor, translating into MRNQPGYQKVLYEKYYGYALKIVFRYVYRYEKATDVVNDGFVKLFNHFSRFTCREPEHLEKILMGWIKKIMVNTAIDELRRQNMIPEIGGIPEYVWEEADNQQTPEQRLFYKELIIEVKQLPPSYRVVFNMYVIDGFSHQEIASQLGITVGTSKSNLAKARAHLQKKLNSIRERNICSS